A stretch of Henckelia pumila isolate YLH828 chromosome 4, ASM3356847v2, whole genome shotgun sequence DNA encodes these proteins:
- the LOC140866382 gene encoding uncharacterized protein, with protein MSLIARVRHRIFSPFLVSVSVESSRHSRHFSQAVMEEDEQEVEIDQRRLPADYDASNFDPTEHRSPPTQRVWNLVDEISGLTLAEAAELSSIMMRKLGMKEMPVVGVMKAGAGGGVAVKAAMAPKEEKKPEKTAFELKMDSYEAASKLKVIKEIRTFTDLGLKEAKALVENTPAVLKKGVSKEEAEKIIEAMKAVGANVVME; from the coding sequence ATGAGTCTGATTGCAAGGGTTCGGCATCGTATCTTCTCTCCTTTCCTTGTATCGGTTTCAGTTGAATCAAGTAGGCATAGTAGACACTTTTCTCAGGCTGTAATGGAGGAGGATGAGCAGGAAGTGGAGATAGACCAAAGAAGACTTCCGGCTGATTATGACGCTTCGAATTTCGATCCAACAGAGCATCGCAGTCCCCCAACACAGAGAGTATGGAATCTGGTTGATGAAATATCTGGACTCACTCTGGCTGAAGCTGCCGAGCTGTCTTCCATTATGATGAGGAAGTTGGGTATGAAGGAGATGCCAGTGGTTGGTGTCATGAAAGCAGGTGCCGGTGGAGGAGTGGCAGTGAAGGCGGCAATGGCCCCCAAGGAAGAAAAGAAGCCTGAAAAGACAGCTTTTGAGTTGAAGATGGACTCATATGAGGCAGCTTCGAAGCTCAAGGTGATTAAGGAGATTCGGACGTTTACTGACTTGGGGTTAAAGGAAGCAAAGGCCTTGGTGGAAAACACTCCTGCGGTGCTTAAAAAAGGGGTATCCAAGGAGGAAGCGGAGAAAATCATCGAGGCAATGAAAGCAGTCGGGGCTAATGTTGTTATGGAATGA